The Pirellulales bacterium genome includes a region encoding these proteins:
- a CDS encoding universal stress protein, with translation MYRKILVTLDTSPSDQAILDHIRPLARLMGSRIVLLHVADGWAARLYGRDAVSREITEDRAYLARIEAQLAEEGFAVESDMAFGEPATQIVGWVEQKGCDLIAMSTHGHRLLGDLLLGTTASRVQHMVYVPVLMLRAKKQ, from the coding sequence ATGTATCGCAAAATCCTCGTTACGCTCGACACGTCGCCCAGCGACCAGGCGATTCTCGACCACATTCGGCCGTTGGCCCGATTGATGGGAAGCCGCATCGTGTTACTGCACGTGGCCGACGGCTGGGCCGCTCGGCTTTACGGCCGCGACGCCGTCTCGCGCGAAATCACCGAAGATCGCGCGTATCTGGCCCGGATTGAAGCGCAGCTCGCGGAAGAAGGTTTTGCGGTCGAATCGGATATGGCGTTCGGCGAGCCGGCCACGCAGATCGTCGGCTGGGTCGAGCAGAAAGGCTGCGACCTGATCGCGATGAGCACCCATGGCCATCGCCTGTTGGGCGACCTGTTGCTCGGCACCACGGCCAGCCGAGTGCAACACATGGTCTACGTCCCCGTGCTCATGCTGCGAGCAAAGAAGCAGTGA